In Bacteriovorax sp. PP10, the genomic window GAAGCGGTATTTGTAGCGCTTGAAAACATCAGCGTTCAAATGGCTTCTGGTAAAAACTAAAAGCACATGAGCGTGAGTTAAAACGGAAGCAGCAATCGCAAACCATACAGGAGTCAGGCTGCTATAAATAAAATTATCAGTACGAGGAGCGCAGACAGTCGCCACGACAATCAAGGCGATAAGCGGACAGAGTATAATCCAGGTAAGGTCAGAGGCCTTACTGTTGATATACCAGTTCTTTTTGGTTTGGGCCGGTTCAGTCATCTCTAAATTCTAAGACAAAACCAGATTAAATCAAATGCGGTTGAGCTTTTTGCCTGATACTAAACGGCAATGAACTTTGCACCCAAAACCATAAGCCCGAAAAATGTGGCAGAGTAGACTGGATAGATTTTTTGACCTTTTTCATTTCCGTGAAATTTACCAGCGAGGAAGTGACCAACAGCGCCTGAGAGACCGCCAGCAACAGCGCCGATCATAAGGTTATTCATTTTTTCATCCTGAAAAAAAAGTTAGTAAAGAGACTTCAGGATAGAGGAAATGAACCCCAGTTTAAAGGGGGAAAATAAAATTTAAGATCGATAGATTTTGTCGGTGACTAAAGGCCCCCTATACCCGAGCAAATAATATGCTGTAAGAACCCACTTCGCTCCTATAACTACCAGTATTCTGGTGGCGTTCTCCAATGAGAACAACTCATTCCCTTTGACGATTGGAGAACCGATGCGATATGAGAGACAAAAAATGAAAAAGGGGTTTTTATGAAGTTACTAATTGGTTTAATCGGTTTGTTGGCAGTTGCATCTACTCAGGCAGCTGAACTAAAAATTCAAAAAGTAAAAGCGATCGGGGACTTTGGACACAAAGTTGTTTTCCAAAGCACTGACGTAAAGCTTATTAAAAAATCAAATATCGTGACTGGTAAAATTGTCGCTCAATGGGGACTACACGTTTACGAAGTCGCAGACGCTTACTACACATGTTCTGCAAAAAATCTTTGCAAGCTTTCTAGCTACAGCACAATTGGTATGTATGAGTCTTGTTCTGTAAAAAATAAAACAGCAGTTTGTTTCAATAAAATCTCAGGGCCATCAGAACTATCTGACTCTCGCGATGTAGTGATCACTGAAAACCCAGACTACGCAGGATCAGAATTTGGAAACAACAATTCTGCTTACGACTACAACTCAGAATTCCCAGCTCGTATTGTTGATGAATTCTCTGACGTATTTTAGTGCTTAAAATTTACTTAGCTCTTTTCATATTAAGCTTTCTTCAACTAGCGTCTGCCGAGACGCTGGTTGGGAGAGTCTTAAGCCTCCACGATGGTGATACAATCACTGTTCAGTTTGAATCCCAATCTAAAAAAGAAAAAGTCCGCCTGCTTGGTGTAGACACTCCCGAAGTTGATTTCAACGGAAAATCCCAAGGGGAAGTCGCTGAGATGGCCCGCAGTTATTTAAAATCTCTGTTGCCTGTTAATTCGACTATCCAGGTTGAACTTCCAAAAAACGGCCTTGACTCTAATGGACGTTACCTGGGAAAAATTCTCTATAACGGCGTTGATATCAATCTTGAAATGCTGAAGGCCGGAATGGGCGCCGTGTATTTCATTTATCCTTATGATAAAAAAACTGCCATCGAATACATGAGTGTTTCTGAAACAGCAGCGCAAAATGGTTTGGGAATTTTTTCTGAAAAATTTAAGTCAGCTCCACTTGGTTATATGTTCAGACAAATGACGAAAGGAGTTCCTGGAACAAATTTCGTTGCTGACTTTGAAACTAAAAAACTCTATTCATCAAAAGACATCGAATTAGTGCCACATTATCACCGAGTGTTTTTCTCTTTAGAGGAGACGGCCCTTATACATGGTTTTAATTGGTAGAACTTTCGTTTTAGAAGGTGGCATAATAATCATATGCCAATCAAACCAAATACAAAATACTCTGTCATCGATTTGGAAACTACTGGAAGCAATGCTTTCGGACAAAAGATTATTGAAATTGGAATCATCAATTACGATGGTGAAAAAATCGAAGAAGTTTACAGCACTCTCATTAATCCCGAAAAATATATCAGTCACGGAATCACGATGATCACCGGAATCACCAATGAGATGATTGCTGATGCTCCGAAGTTTTATGAAGTGGCCAAGAAGATTGTCGAGATGACTGAAGGCCGTGTGTTTGTCGCTCACAATGTCTTTTTTGATTACCGCTTTTTACAACGTGAGTTCCAGGAATTAGGTTACGTTTATAAGCGCGATGTTTTTTGCACCTGTAAAACCTCTAGAAGCGTTTTTCCGGGCCTTTCTTCTTACTCCCTACAAAATCTATGCACAGAATTTAGCATCCCCAGAAAGGCCGCTCACCGCGCTTTATCTGATGCCGAAGATGCGCTGGAGCTTTTTAAGATGATTTCAAGTAAATCAGAAATAAAAACCTTGAGAGAGGAAATGGATCACTTGATTCCGGCCCAGTTGAAAGATTTTGATTTTGAGAATTTTCCGGAAACTCCTGGGCTTTATTTTATGTACGATAAAGATAGTGCACTTCTATATGTCGGTAAGAGTAAAAATATCCGTGGACGGCTTAAACAGCACTTTAAGCAGTTTCAGGGGATGATGCGAGAACAGCAGTTAAAATCGCGGGTGGAGCGTGTGGAGTATTTAGAATGCTTTCACGATTTACCGACGACGCTCCTGGAGCTTCATTATATAAAAACCATGAGGCCTTACTTCAATCGGGTGGGAACCAGAAAAAACTTTCGTTATGGAATCATTTTAAATCACCCTTCCAAATGTCATGCCCCAGGTGATGAAATTAAAATCACTAAAAGTGTTGAAGATGTCCCTTTAGTTTATTCATACGGATCTAAAAGGGGAGCAATCAGAGCAAAAGAGATGATCTACGCAAAAGTTTTTGGATTGGTTTTCACCGATTTAAATTTTGCTGATCAGATCAATAATTATAAAAGAGTTTTAGGTGAAGATCTGTTTTATAAAAAAATCAGCGATCACTACGAAGAAAAACTTCAGGTGCTTCCTGATACTATTTTTGAAAAAAGAAACTGGAGTCTTATGATTGAAGACAATTCACTTAAAAGTATTTGGGTGAAAAATGTTGGAGTGGTGACGATTGAAGAGACGCCGGATATGAGAGCGCTTCTTTTACCTTTACTTAAAAAGACATTTAAGAAATTACATATCTCAAGTCAGGTTGAGATGATGCATGCTGAAATTCACTGAATGAAATTTTAGTTAAACGCGATTACTGTGCTTTGCAACCGTATCAATGAGTTCATTCACATCCATAGGCTTTCTGATTTTTGTTACATTGCTTGGCATGTTTTTTAAGTCTTCTTTTGGACTTCCTTTTGCCGTTGCTATAATCACTGGAATTTTTGCTAAGTCATTTGGATGGTCTACTTGAAGGCGCTCTAGCACTTGAAGGCCAGTCATCACCGGCATCATAAGATCCAGGATAATACAGTCTGGACGATCTTTTTCTTCACATGCAATTAAATAATCAAGACCAATTTTTCCATTTTCTGCAGTCGCAGTCACGTAACCTTCTTCATTTAAGATTTCAGCAATCAGTTCTCTGATATCGATGTCGTCTTCAATGATTAAAATTTTCTTTGATGCAGGAGTATTCATGTATGTCCTCTAAAAAATACAATAGGGTACTTTACTATTTCGATGAGCGAATAACAATGAATATCATTTGACTCTAAGAGTCTCTTGGGATTAAGGAATGCGTTAGAAGACCGTCTTTAGGTAATGAATTAAAGTTTTAGAAGACTTAAAGCATTTTGGTGAAAATCAATTTGAGCAGGAAGATATTGATGCTCTTTTTTTATTGGGCAACACAGTCTTCCTCGCGCGATATCTGAAGTTGTGAGGCAAGGTTTTTCTAAGCACGTCTCGCATGGTGATGATATTTTATCTAGTGCAGTGTCCGGAATATCTTTTGATGTGAGAAAAACTCCACGAAAAGCAAACCATAATCCAAATTCAGAATGAATATCCAGGCCGATGGGAGATTGAGTGCAAAGATTTAAAGCGCGGCCAAGTTTTTGAAGAGGCAATGTATAACTGTAGTTCGGATAAAGAACTTCGATTTTATCTTCTAAAATCTTTTCTGCGAATTCTTGCATTTTATTTTCAACATAAAGATCAAATGGGTGAGTGCTGGTATCTAAGGGATGAGGGAGTTTTTCCCAAAGTGCTTTTCCACCATTTCCAATCAGGCACAATGTTTTATTTTTTTGTTCGTCGGAAAAAGGAAATAAATCTTCAGGAAGTGAACTGACTTTTGTACTCAAAAAAATATTGAGACCAGACTCACTTAGAGATTGAATTCCCTGTGTGAGTTTCATGGAGTAAAGAAGCGCTCTTGCATTTCAGTCAGACCTACATCTTCTAAAAGACCTGAGAGTTTTAAAGCAGCTTTTTTCTTGTTTGTATCCGGATTGTACTTGGCGATGATTAATTCATTTTTCATCGAATGCTCCCAACCAACAAGTTCTGTCACAGTCACTTGGTAACCGTGAGCTTCCAGTTGCAGGCAGCGAAGAACGTTTGTCAGCTGACTTCCAAATTCTCTGGTGTGTAGAGGATGGCGCCAGATTTCACTTAGTGAATTTGAGTTAGGTGTTTTATTTTTTCTAAGAATACTTGCCACTTCGGCCTGGCAGCATGGAACGATGACCATGTACTTGCTCTTTTTTTGCAGACCAAATTTAATGGCATCATCTGTGGCCGTGTTACAGGCGTGAAGAGCTGTGACCATATCGATAGTTTCAGGAAGACTCTTGTCTGTCATCGAAGCTTCAACTGAGAGATTTAAAAAATGCATTCTTTCAAATTTACAATCGCGCGCAAGTTCGGTGGTTTTTTTAACCAGGTCATCGCGAGTTTCAATTCCGTAAATTTTTCCTGCACCTAATTCTTTAAAAAATAGATCGTAAAGAATAAAACCTAAATAGGATTTTCCCGCACCGTGATCGACGACAGAAAAATCAGCTTTCTCTTCGCTCAATGTTTTAAGCAGAGGCTCAATAAAGTTATACAGGTGATACACCTGCTTTAATTTTCTGCGGCTGTCTTGATTTAATTTCCCATCGCGAGTTAGGATGTGAAGTTCTTGAAGAAGCTTAATGGATTGGTTTGGTCTGATCTCAGTCATAGGGGGAAGATAGGCAAATTAGGGCAAATTGTATAGGTGAGGGACGAAAAAAGCCTCGCTCAGTGAACTTTTTTCATTGTTCACTGGGCGATAGGGACCTTTTAGTGACCTAACTTTTGAGACTTTAACTTGAAAGGAACCTTGGTTTCACCTTCACCTACGCTGTAAGAGTTCCATGTGTGAGGAACCTGAGCGTGTGTTGATGATGAAAAAACTGCTATGGCCATAAGACCTGCTAGAAGTGCAAGACCTCCCAGAATCATTTTATCTTTTGTTAGATCGATCGCTTGTGCTTTTGCTGTAGGACGTTTCATAAATCTCCTCGTTCAATTCCTTTAAAAGGACCTCCCAATTATCTGCCTATTATGGACTGCAGGGTATTCGATAATATCAATGGCATCATTCGTATTAACGATGAGTAAACGAAATCTCCTTAAATGATCAGGTATTTTATGGGCAAATATTACTGCACAGATCCCTGCAGGATTTTCCTCTTCAGGATTGAAATAAAATCTGCCGATAAAATGAATTATGAAAAATTCATTCTACACAGGCCTTTTTGTCGGTTTATTCCTCTTGTTGTCTCAATTGGCCCAGGCGGCCAGTTTTCGCGACTACTCTTATCTGGACCCGGATAAAGTTGTTCCGGCGAAACTTCTGCAGGAAGCTGTGGCCTATTACGATGCCAATTTAGATAAAATTGAAAATCAGCGTGTGATGGGTGTGATTGATTACAAACAACACAATTCAAAAGAGCGTTTTTATATTATTGATATGGAGTCTGGAAGAGTTGAGAGATACCTGACTGCTCATGGGAAAAACTCTGATCCTGATTTTGATGGATACGCGACAAAGTTTTCCAATGTTCCCGATTCAAATACAACATCCCTTGGATTTTTTCTAACCGCAGAAACTTATTACGGTAAAAATGGTTATTCGCTACGACTTGATGGCCTATCGAGTACAAATTCAAATGCTAGAGAGCGTGCGATTGTGATTCACGGAGCAGACTATGTCACTCCAGGGCCAAAGATTGGAAGAAGTTATGGATGCCCGGCCGTCGAAATGCGCTACCATCAGGAATTGATCGATCAGATAAAGGGCGGTGCCCTTCTTTATGCAGGACTTGGTCTCTGATTCGTTTTTCTTAAAGCGATTAAATTTCCAGCAAAACACAAGACTATTCCAAGGAAGAGTTGTGGAGTGAAAGTGATGTTTTCAAACATAGATGAAATCAGCATGGCGATAACCGGATTGATGATGCTGGTGTAGGCCGCGCGGTCAGCTCCAATCGTTCCTACTAATGTTTGGTAAGCATAAAAAGCGATAACAGTTCCAAAAATACTTAAATACCCCAGCGAGAAAAGAAATGAGGGAGTTGTTGGAAAAGCAAAGCTCTCACCCATAAAGAGCCCTAAAATCAAACTGAACAAGGCCCCATAAAGCATTCCGTAAGCATTAAAAGTCATGACAGGAATTTTTAATTGGTGATTTCTGTAAGCAAACATATTTCCAATTGAAGCAAAAAATGTCGCGACAATACCAATGATGATTCCGAAAATTGTTGCCTGATCAGCGTTGAAATTCGCTATTTCTTTCCAGAATAAACAAATCATTCCCAGGAAACCTAAGGTCGCCCCGTAGATAATATTTCTGGTGATTTCTTTTTTATAAAAAATTCTCATCCCGAACATGTTGAAGTAAATGAGTGTGGAAAAAGTCACGGCCACCAGGCCTGAGCTGATTGATTTTTCAGAAATATAAGTCAGGATGTAGTTTAAGCAAAAGTTAAATAATCCCTGAAGAATGAAAAACTTGTGATTTTCCCACGGGAATTTCAAATTCTTTTTGATGAAAATGACATTAATCAAAAACATGATGATGGCCGCAATTAAGAAGCGGTAGAAAACGCCAACAACGGCCGTTGTTGAATCAACTTGAAACTTTATGGCAAACCAAGTCGTTCCCCAGATAAGTGAGCAAATGGAGAATAAAAACATGTTTCTAGAGTTCATTTTAATATTTTTCTCTGATAGGATAATCGACAATACTATATTAACTCAAAGGTGATTTATGTCATTACTAATAACATTAATTCTTTCGCTTTCATCATTCTCGTTTGCTGACGTTCCCGTGGCCCCGATGACGTTTCCTGCGGCAGGTGTAAAGACAGTTAATATTTCTGTACCCAAAGGAAAGATTTCGTTATCGAGTTCTAAAAATCAAAAAGACATCAGCGTAACTGTTGTTGGCCCGAAAAAAGATGACGGAAAAAAATGTATTAAAAGTGTCGGACTAGAGAATGCAGAATTCTTCGTGAAAATCTCAAGTGAAAATATTTTATTTGAAAAAGCAGATTGTGACTTCGACGTGACTGTTGTGATGCCGATGACAGCGAGCTTTGATATGGATATTTCAAGTGGAAGCGCACAAGTGACAATAAAAGAACTTAACGGTGCGATCAATTTGAAAACGGCAACGGGAGATGTTTTTGTTCAAGGTGATGTTTTAAAAAATGTGACAGCAAAAACGGCAACGGGTGCTTTGAATTTTTCTTATAAAACTTGTAATGCCAGAGCAGATCTTGATTTTATGAGTGCGACGGGAAAAACGTCTATAAAGCTTCCAGCAAGCTGTAAAATCCGTGTAGACTATAAGAGTGCGACAGGTAAATTGTTTAATGCAATCGGGGAATCGAAAGATTACCAGGTATTAATCAACGCTAAGAGTGCTAGCGGAGATTTAACGGTTAATAAATATTAAGAAATAAAGTCTGTCTAAACGGAGTCTCATCCCCAAAAGGAGAGATATTGGTTAAACTTTAAAGATGAAGAGTTTGTTCACATTAGAAGTAAATCAGAAAGTACTAAGGGTTGCGGCCTATTATAGCGTCCTGTGGGGTTTTATTATTACTCTTTTACCAAGAGTGATTCTGAATTTCTTTCACGTAGATACGCTTTTGGTCATCGAGTTCTGGCAGTTCTTCGGAATGATTGTTGGTGTTTCGGGGATTGGTTATTTCATCGCGAGTTTTGATCCAGGCAAGCATTGGCCGACCGTGTTTATCGGTTTTCTTGGCAACCTGATGGCGACATTTGTTTTCGCCAAGGCCCTGACAACCGGCCATCTACCACCATTATTTTCAATTCTTCTTTTGATCAGTACAGCGATTTGGATTATTCCATTTTATTATATTCTTCAATCGGCCTATGAAGAAAACACGATGGAGGAAAGCCCTCCAAAGCAATTCCATGACCTGCTTAAATTTGTCCGCACTTCACAAAACAAAACACTCGCTGATTTATCAGCTCAGAATAATGTTCTTTTGGTTTTTGTCCGCCATTTTGGTTGTACTTTCTGCCGTGAAACCGTCTCTGAGATGGCCAAAATTGATAGGGCCATCACTGGAAGAAAGCTCACTTTAGTTTTTGTTCACATGAGTGATCCTTCATATGGCGATGAGTTTTTCTCAAAGTACTACGACCATCCGGTTCATCATATTTCGGATCCAGGACGCAATCTCTACAAAAGCCTAAATCTAAAACGTGGAAGCCTTTATCAACTTCTAGGGCCTATGACTTGGGTTCGCGGAGTTTATGCCGGAATTTTTAAAGGACATGGATTAGGAGAATTTGAGGGCGATACTATGCAACTTGGGGGAGTTTTTATTCTTTCAAATGGCCAGATTATCTTTGAACAGAAGGCCAATTGTGCCTCTGACCTGTTCCATTTTAACACACTTCCAGAATTATAGGTCTACGTGCTATAATAATTGAAGCTTTCTCGTATTCTAGAGAGCATCAATCCAAGGGAGTCATGTAGATGTGCGGTTTTATCGTAATCGAAGGTGAGTTTGATTCGCAATTTGAGTCTAAAACAATCGGTCCTTTTAAAAATCTCTACAATAAATTGACTCACAGAGGACCTGACGACCACAAAGTCGTACCTTTTGCTAAAGGTGTAATTGGTTTTCACCGCCTGGCGATTATGGATTTATCTCCGCAAGGAGCTCAACCATTTAAGTCTGAGACTCAAAATTTATTAGTGTGTAACGGTGAAATTTACAATTACCCACAATTAAAAACAGAGTGCACTCATCACAATTTTATTTCTCATTCAGACTGTGAAGTTTTACTTCCACTATATGAAAAGCATGGAATTAAAGACATGGTTTCAAAGCTGGATGCTGAATACGCTTTAGTTATCTGGGACGCCAAACTTGGAAAACTTTTAGCGGCCCGCGATCCAATGGGAATTCGTCCGCTATTTTATGGCAAGACGAAAGAAGGCGGAATGTGTTTTGCTTCTGAAGTTAAAGCTCTTCACGATGTCTGTGAAGTGATTATACCATTTCCTCCAGGGCATTATTACGACGGTGAGAAAATACTTTCTTACCTGGATCTTTCGGTAGTTAAAAAATTCCACAATGACTCTCAAGAGCAAGTACTAAAAGGAATCAATCAAAAACTACGCCTGGCCGTTGATAAACGTTTACAGTCAGACGCCGAGATTGGATTTTTATTAAGTGGCGGACTGGACTCAAGTCTGGTGTGTGCTCTTGCTCAAAAGATTAGTAAAAAACCAATCAGGACTTTTTCAATCGGTATGACCGACGATGCGATTGATTCAAAATACGCTAAAGATGTGGCCGATTATATCGGATCAGTTCATACGAACGTGTCGATGACAGTTCAAGATGTCATGAACGCTCTTCGCGTTGTGGTTTATCATTTAGAAACATGGGACATCACAACTGTTAGAGCTTCCATTGGAATGTATCTAGTGTGTAAACACATCGGTGAAAAAACCAACATCAAAGTTTTATTAAGTGGTGAAGTGAGTGATGAACTCTTCGGTTACAAATACACCGACTTTGCACCAACACCAGAAGAGTTTCAAAAAGAAGCAGCAAAAAGAATTCACGAGCTTTATATCTACGATGTTCTAAGAGCTGATAGATGTATTTCAGCGCACTCATTAGAAGCGCGCGTGCCGTTTTCAGATCAGGACTTCGTTGAATACGTGATGGCCATCGACCCTAAACTAAAAATGAATACAACGGGAATGGGGAAGTTTCTTTTAAGAGAATCTTTCAAAGCAGGAGAGGGAGAAGAAAAACTTCTACCGGATCACATCCTTTGGAGAGACAAAGCGGCCTTCTCAGACGCTGTCGGTCACAGTATGGTGGATGAGCTTAAATCGTTCGCTGAAAAGAAATACACAGATGATGACGTGAAAAACGCTCACCTAAAATATCCGTACAAAACGCCGTTTACGAAAGAGTCTTTAATGTATCGAGAGATCTTTGAAGAGTTCTATCCAGGACGAGCGGAGCTAATTAAAGACTATTGGCTCCCAAATCAAACATGGGACAACTGCAAAGTTACAGATCCATCTGCCCGTGTTCTTCCCAATTATGGTGCCAGTGGAAAATAAATCTTACACGACAGTTTTTGATAATGAGCATTTTATCGTAGTTGATAAACAAGCGATGATCTTAAGTGTTCCAGGACGCCAGGGCGAAGACGATGACCGTCCAGTACTTGGGCGTATACTTGAAAAAGATTTAGGCATCACCATCTATCCAGTCCATCGCCTTGATTTTGAAGTGCAAGGTCTCATCATGTTCGCCAAAACTCCTGCCGCTCACAAAGCTGGGAACGCTTGGTTTGAGAAAAAAGAAGTTTTTAAAACTTATACTGCCAAAACATTTCCACTTCCAGAGGCCGAGCCCCTAAACTTAAAAACAGGCGAGCCTTACATCTGGAAGGCCAAACTTCTGCGCGGGAAAAAGCGCGCCTACATCTCTCCACATGGGAAAGACAGCGTGACTCACGCTAAAATTGTTAAAGTTGAAAACGGGATTTTTCATTGGGAAATGAACCCAGTAACCGGGCGCTCTCATCAACTTCGTTTCGAACTCTTCCGCCATGGCCATCCCATTTTAGGAGATGTTCTTTATTCTTCGGACGCTCCGTTTAGTGAACCGGGGATTGCTCTTCGAGCTTTCAAAATCGATTTCACGAAGACGTTGAACTCCAAAAATTTTTCCCTACCAGACATTTTAGAAATCAGGCAATTTTAATTTTCAAAATTTTATTGCCAGTGTGTTTACGAAAAATTTATACTGAATTTATCAATATAAAATTGTCTTTTTTTACTATGAGGGTGAAAAATGGTCGTATCACGTTTAAAAGCAATCCTGGTTTCAGCATTAGTCTTCACATCTGTTGGAGCTAGCGCGAGTATTAACTCTGGAGCAATGAATGCTCAGAATAATAACCAACTGGTTAACTTAAATTTCCAAATCAAATCAAAAAATAAAATGGTGAAGTCTGAACTGATGATGCCATTTTACCAAACAGCTGAGCTTGAAAGAAAGATCGGCGATAAGAACATTCTTATCGAAATCAATCCACGTCGCGGAAAAAAAGCTGACGAGATTTCTCTAGATATGAAATTCTATAAGGCTTCAGGATCGAAAGCTTTCTACAAGAAAGAAATTATCGCTAAGCTTAATGAAGACTCTAAAGTTAGCTTTCGCGGAATGTCTTTTAAAGTTAGACCAGTTTTAAACTAGTCTATTTTAAGAACGCGTAGAGCTCTCTGATGAAGGGGATCAGCTCAATTGAAATTAAAGCGATAATGATGACTTCAAGAAGATGACTTCTTTTTGAAGTTATATTGTCCAGCAGGAGCTTACAAAGCTCTGCCATGTTATCGAGCTTGTTATCGATTGATCCTTGCCAGTCAGAGAATCTGAACTTGTTAGAGGCCGTTCTAAAAACCGTCGAGTGATATAAATCCCCAATGACCTTTAGTGAGTTCTCAACACTCTCAACGATCTCTGCAATCTCAATATATCTTTGTCCCGCTTCAAGAGCTAAGTCAGTATAGCGAGACGAGAAGATGTTCATTTCTTTTAATTCAACTGCTGAGTAGATATCTTTTAACTTTTTATCCAGAAGATCATCGTAGTAGCGCATTTCTAATAACTGGTTGAGTGCGAACTCAATAACGTCCGGGATATCCATTGAGCCACTTGGTTCAATAATCAGGGCCGAGTTCCAGTCGATGACGGCCATGTCGTTTTTGTAGTATTGAAGTTTTGTAGAATAAATACGCTCTCTGATTTGGGGAGCTAATATATCTTTTTCTTCATTTAATATAAGTGCTGCAATATCTTCTTCTTGAAGAATGACAGACGCATCAGTGTACTCATTGGCAAAATTTTCTACGAAGTAGAGAATATAGTCTTCGTTGACTTCCCATTCGTTGATCTTGGCCATTGCGCCTTTAATCTGATTGGTTAATTCACGAGCTTTTCCTCGTGCGTACACATCCAAGATTTCATAGTTTTGAATTTTGTCTGAGATCACTCTTAGTTGATCAATCGTTGTGCCTTCAGGAATGGGAAAATCAAACGTCAGTGAGAGTGTACCGAACTCCCAAATTTTAGCGCTCACTTCAGGATTGAATGAAAGATTATCATCTGTATAAGCGTAGTTTCCCAGCGAGAGTCTGAGTGGATCGTTTGATACAATCACCGCTTGCTGATTGATTTTTTTCAAACGAAATTTCGCTCTTTCCGTCGTTTCTTGTTGAAGAATTTTCTCTGCTTTTTCCAGGTCGATTTCTTCACCGATGTCGTATACGCGGTAAACTAGAATTCGGCCTTTTTTAATAGTGTTTTGACTCATAAATCTATTCTAACATACTTAGATTATTTAGAAATGTAGGAATAGTTTTTCTAAGTCCAGCGTGCTATAAAAGGGGCATTGTTAGAGAGCGAGCTGTGGATTTACCTTATCAAAAAAGGCAAGTACCTCAGTCTTTCGGAGAGTTCATGATTACCGACAGAATTAATACCCTGATTTCAGACTTTAAGCGCTTTAGTGACTGGGAAGAGCGCTACAAACATCTTATCGACCTTGGCAAAAAAATGCCGGAGATGGAAGAAAGCAATAGAATCCCCGCAAATATTGTCAAAGGCTGCCAATCACAAGTTTGGATTCATGCTGATCTTCATGACGATGGAAAAATCTATTTTCAGGCCGACAGTGATGCCTCAATCGTTAAAGGGATCATCGCCCTTTTAGTTGGTGTCTATAATGGCTCAACTCCGGATGAAATCCTAACAACCAAACCAACATTCCTGGAAGACATCGGGCTGCGCGAGCATTTATCAATGTCGAGAGCGAATGGTTTAAACTCAATGATGAAACAAATTTCTTTTTTTGCCATGGCCTTCAAAG contains:
- a CDS encoding thermonuclease family protein; protein product: MLKIYLALFILSFLQLASAETLVGRVLSLHDGDTITVQFESQSKKEKVRLLGVDTPEVDFNGKSQGEVAEMARSYLKSLLPVNSTIQVELPKNGLDSNGRYLGKILYNGVDINLEMLKAGMGAVYFIYPYDKKTAIEYMSVSETAAQNGLGIFSEKFKSAPLGYMFRQMTKGVPGTNFVADFETKKLYSSKDIELVPHYHRVFFSLEETALIHGFNW
- a CDS encoding exonuclease domain-containing protein, with amino-acid sequence MPIKPNTKYSVIDLETTGSNAFGQKIIEIGIINYDGEKIEEVYSTLINPEKYISHGITMITGITNEMIADAPKFYEVAKKIVEMTEGRVFVAHNVFFDYRFLQREFQELGYVYKRDVFCTCKTSRSVFPGLSSYSLQNLCTEFSIPRKAAHRALSDAEDALELFKMISSKSEIKTLREEMDHLIPAQLKDFDFENFPETPGLYFMYDKDSALLYVGKSKNIRGRLKQHFKQFQGMMREQQLKSRVERVEYLECFHDLPTTLLELHYIKTMRPYFNRVGTRKNFRYGIILNHPSKCHAPGDEIKITKSVEDVPLVYSYGSKRGAIRAKEMIYAKVFGLVFTDLNFADQINNYKRVLGEDLFYKKISDHYEEKLQVLPDTIFEKRNWSLMIEDNSLKSIWVKNVGVVTIEETPDMRALLLPLLKKTFKKLHISSQVEMMHAEIH
- a CDS encoding response regulator, encoding MNTPASKKILIIEDDIDIRELIAEILNEEGYVTATAENGKIGLDYLIACEEKDRPDCIILDLMMPVMTGLQVLERLQVDHPNDLAKIPVIIATAKGSPKEDLKNMPSNVTKIRKPMDVNELIDTVAKHSNRV
- a CDS encoding class I SAM-dependent methyltransferase, yielding MTEIRPNQSIKLLQELHILTRDGKLNQDSRRKLKQVYHLYNFIEPLLKTLSEEKADFSVVDHGAGKSYLGFILYDLFFKELGAGKIYGIETRDDLVKKTTELARDCKFERMHFLNLSVEASMTDKSLPETIDMVTALHACNTATDDAIKFGLQKKSKYMVIVPCCQAEVASILRKNKTPNSNSLSEIWRHPLHTREFGSQLTNVLRCLQLEAHGYQVTVTELVGWEHSMKNELIIAKYNPDTNKKKAALKLSGLLEDVGLTEMQERFFTP
- a CDS encoding murein L,D-transpeptidase catalytic domain family protein: MKNSFYTGLFVGLFLLLSQLAQAASFRDYSYLDPDKVVPAKLLQEAVAYYDANLDKIENQRVMGVIDYKQHNSKERFYIIDMESGRVERYLTAHGKNSDPDFDGYATKFSNVPDSNTTSLGFFLTAETYYGKNGYSLRLDGLSSTNSNARERAIVIHGADYVTPGPKIGRSYGCPAVEMRYHQELIDQIKGGALLYAGLGL
- a CDS encoding DMT family transporter; amino-acid sequence: MNSRNMFLFSICSLIWGTTWFAIKFQVDSTTAVVGVFYRFLIAAIIMFLINVIFIKKNLKFPWENHKFFILQGLFNFCLNYILTYISEKSISSGLVAVTFSTLIYFNMFGMRIFYKKEITRNIIYGATLGFLGMICLFWKEIANFNADQATIFGIIIGIVATFFASIGNMFAYRNHQLKIPVMTFNAYGMLYGALFSLILGLFMGESFAFPTTPSFLFSLGYLSIFGTVIAFYAYQTLVGTIGADRAAYTSIINPVIAMLISSMFENITFTPQLFLGIVLCFAGNLIALRKTNQRPSPA
- a CDS encoding DUF4097 family beta strand repeat-containing protein; the encoded protein is MSLLITLILSLSSFSFADVPVAPMTFPAAGVKTVNISVPKGKISLSSSKNQKDISVTVVGPKKDDGKKCIKSVGLENAEFFVKISSENILFEKADCDFDVTVVMPMTASFDMDISSGSAQVTIKELNGAINLKTATGDVFVQGDVLKNVTAKTATGALNFSYKTCNARADLDFMSATGKTSIKLPASCKIRVDYKSATGKLFNAIGESKDYQVLINAKSASGDLTVNKY
- a CDS encoding SelL-related redox protein, coding for MKSLFTLEVNQKVLRVAAYYSVLWGFIITLLPRVILNFFHVDTLLVIEFWQFFGMIVGVSGIGYFIASFDPGKHWPTVFIGFLGNLMATFVFAKALTTGHLPPLFSILLLISTAIWIIPFYYILQSAYEENTMEESPPKQFHDLLKFVRTSQNKTLADLSAQNNVLLVFVRHFGCTFCRETVSEMAKIDRAITGRKLTLVFVHMSDPSYGDEFFSKYYDHPVHHISDPGRNLYKSLNLKRGSLYQLLGPMTWVRGVYAGIFKGHGLGEFEGDTMQLGGVFILSNGQIIFEQKANCASDLFHFNTLPEL